A portion of the Acidimicrobiia bacterium genome contains these proteins:
- a CDS encoding class E sortase, with translation MNTVHTVSSPRRLYRLATPLAALVVAVAVGGIAGRGLSESEVAASTTPPAAPSLDLDRVAQTAVSVVNGISAALPVPGPSPLDARAPTPKVQWGTLEIPSIGLSQPFFEGVTLTAIDNGPSHWPGTAMPGELGNAVLAGHRTTRTRPFFDLDLVAPGDELIFTMLTGERYVYTLDRVEIVDATALGIVDQTYGYRATLFACHPKGSLRQRIVGHFTLQSSTPA, from the coding sequence ATGAACACAGTGCATACGGTTTCTTCCCCCCGACGTCTTTACCGGCTCGCCACCCCCCTGGCGGCTCTGGTGGTGGCGGTCGCAGTGGGCGGCATAGCCGGACGAGGGCTGAGCGAGAGTGAGGTGGCCGCCAGTACCACCCCGCCGGCGGCACCGTCGCTCGACCTCGACCGGGTGGCGCAGACGGCCGTGAGCGTTGTGAACGGGATCAGCGCCGCCCTCCCGGTGCCGGGACCTTCTCCGCTCGACGCACGGGCACCCACTCCCAAAGTTCAGTGGGGCACGCTGGAAATCCCCTCCATCGGATTGTCGCAGCCCTTTTTTGAGGGAGTGACCCTCACCGCCATCGACAACGGCCCCAGCCATTGGCCCGGTACCGCCATGCCCGGCGAACTCGGCAACGCGGTGCTGGCTGGCCACCGCACCACCCGAACCCGGCCCTTCTTTGATCTCGACCTCGTGGCGCCGGGAGACGAGTTGATCTTCACGATGCTCACCGGCGAGCGGTACGTGTACACCCTCGACAGGGTGGAGATCGTGGACGCCACCGCACTGGGCATCGTGGATCAGACCTACGGCTACCGGGCCACGCTCTTCGCCTGTCACCCCAAGGGCAGCCTCCGGCAACGGATCGTCGGCCACTTCACTTTGCAGTCCTCTACCCCCGCCTGA
- the hemH gene encoding ferrochelatase, which yields MANPPVGVVVMAYGTPKAPSEIEAYYTHIRRGNAPTPEQLADLTKRYEAIGGVSPLAERTEAQRRGIEAALEEQAPGATRVILGQKHAAPFIEDAVSSLADAGINHVVGLVLAPHYSGFSVGQYQQRLRDAAAEHGMTTSHIDRWHLEESYVSFLTGAVQDALIAMPAKTTVVFTAHSLPERVLVDDPYPEELSESAAAVADALGLASRAGWSLGWQSAGRTPEPWRGPDILDIIRDLATHDEVDGVLVCPQGFVSDHLEVVYDLDIEAQQLADDLGLAFARTEVLNDHGPVLAALATLVLNTIP from the coding sequence ATGGCTAATCCTCCCGTAGGGGTGGTCGTCATGGCCTATGGCACCCCGAAAGCCCCCTCCGAGATCGAGGCGTATTACACGCACATCCGGCGGGGAAACGCCCCCACCCCGGAGCAGTTGGCCGACCTCACGAAGCGCTACGAGGCCATCGGCGGCGTATCCCCTCTCGCCGAGCGCACCGAAGCACAACGCCGAGGGATAGAGGCCGCTCTCGAGGAGCAAGCACCGGGCGCCACGCGCGTCATCCTCGGTCAAAAACACGCCGCTCCTTTCATCGAAGATGCCGTTTCCAGCCTGGCGGATGCCGGCATCAACCATGTGGTGGGCCTCGTGCTGGCCCCCCACTATTCCGGGTTTTCGGTGGGTCAATACCAACAACGACTCCGGGATGCCGCCGCCGAACACGGCATGACCACGAGCCACATCGACCGATGGCACCTCGAAGAGAGCTACGTCTCCTTTCTGACCGGCGCCGTGCAGGACGCGCTCATAGCGATGCCTGCGAAAACCACCGTGGTCTTCACGGCCCACTCCCTCCCCGAGCGAGTGTTGGTGGACGACCCCTACCCGGAGGAACTTTCCGAGTCGGCCGCCGCGGTAGCCGACGCACTGGGACTCGCATCACGGGCGGGATGGTCCCTCGGGTGGCAGTCGGCGGGCCGCACGCCCGAACCCTGGCGCGGCCCCGACATTCTCGACATCATCCGCGACCTCGCCACCCATGACGAGGTCGATGGCGTGCTCGTGTGCCCGCAGGGCTTCGTGTCCGACCACCTTGAGGTGGTGTACGACCTCGACATCGAGGCCCAGCAGTTGGCCGATGACCTCGGGCTGGCCTTCGCTCGCACCGAGGTGCTCAACGACCACGGGCCCGTGCTCGCGGCGCTGGCCACCCTGGTACTGAACACCATCCCATGA
- the hemE gene encoding uroporphyrinogen decarboxylase encodes MALPHAALADSPFLLAARGQRADQVPVWFMRQAGRSLPEYRALRGSGSILDAIHNPALAAEITLQPVRRYGVDAAILFSDIVVPAAAIGFGVDVTPGVGPVVSEPFRAAADLNRLRPFEPEIDAPYVAETVRQAVTELGGTPLIGFAGAPFTVASYLIEGRPSRTYGLTKAMMHGDPGLWHQLLDRLADMAIASLLAQVEAGASAIQLFDSWAGALSPDVYRDLVMPASAKVLAALAASGVPRIHFGVGTGELLSLMGEAGADVVGVDWRVPLDVARQRVPHHAVQGNLDPAVCLAPWEVVAERTRDVLRRNAGRPGHIFNLGHGVLPELDPGVLQEVVDLVHAEGRTDG; translated from the coding sequence ATGGCCCTCCCCCACGCCGCACTTGCCGACTCCCCGTTCCTCCTCGCCGCTCGCGGGCAGCGGGCCGATCAGGTGCCGGTATGGTTCATGCGCCAAGCCGGCCGCTCGTTGCCGGAGTACCGGGCGTTACGAGGCTCCGGCAGCATCCTCGATGCCATCCACAACCCGGCACTGGCGGCGGAGATCACCTTGCAGCCGGTGCGTCGTTACGGCGTGGATGCCGCCATCCTCTTCAGCGACATCGTGGTGCCGGCCGCCGCCATCGGCTTCGGGGTGGACGTGACCCCCGGCGTGGGTCCGGTGGTCTCCGAGCCGTTCCGTGCCGCCGCCGACCTCAATCGCCTGCGCCCCTTCGAACCCGAGATCGACGCCCCCTACGTGGCCGAGACGGTTCGCCAGGCCGTGACCGAACTCGGCGGAACCCCTCTCATTGGCTTCGCCGGCGCCCCCTTCACGGTGGCGAGTTACCTCATCGAAGGCCGCCCGTCGCGCACCTACGGCCTGACCAAAGCGATGATGCACGGTGATCCCGGCCTTTGGCACCAGCTCCTCGACCGGCTGGCCGACATGGCTATTGCCTCCCTCTTGGCCCAGGTGGAGGCCGGGGCCAGCGCCATCCAACTATTCGACTCTTGGGCCGGGGCCCTCTCGCCGGATGTGTACCGGGATCTCGTCATGCCCGCCAGCGCCAAGGTGCTCGCCGCCCTCGCAGCGAGCGGGGTGCCCCGCATCCACTTCGGGGTGGGCACCGGCGAACTGTTGAGCCTCATGGGCGAAGCCGGGGCCGATGTGGTGGGCGTCGACTGGCGGGTACCCCTCGACGTGGCCCGCCAACGGGTCCCCCACCACGCAGTGCAGGGGAATCTCGACCCGGCGGTGTGCCTAGCCCCCTGGGAGGTAGTGGCTGAGCGCACCCGGGACGTGTTGCGCCGCAACGCCGGTCGCCCGGGTCACATCTTCAACCTCGGGCACGGCGTGTTGCCGGAACTAGATCCCGGAGTGCTGCAGGAGGTCGTGGACCTCGTCCACGCGGAGGGTCGCACCGATGGCTAA
- the lnt gene encoding apolipoprotein N-acyltransferase, with translation MPPIPPRLATGATAVVAGVLLCLSLPPFGFWPLAFVGLVLVDRLIAHQPRGARFARGWLVAMGCFVPGLSWMTALTVPGTVIACVAYSAMLGAGIAAAPPGRGRWLALAGTWTVAELLRSSWPFGGVPLASLPIGQVAGPLAAVLRLGGPVLLLVCTILVGQSLAALVRGAWLPAVGLLAIPLVVLGAAQVAPQGHAVATAEIALVQGGGAQGTRQSKDSIKRVFAAHVEATALVEPPVDLMVWPEDVIDTPTPLVEDPWGIIVGDLARAKNAPLLVGAIEDAGEGYFRNAVELFDAEGQLVGRYEKVHRVPFGEWVPFRPLLAKVADGALPRRDAVIGEIPNYLDVPGPVGRVVTPISWEIFFPDRTREGVEAGARLVVNPTNGSSFTGTIVQTQQLASSRMRAIESGRWVAQVAPTGFSAIIGDTGRIIERSSISETQVIQREVQLREGLTIYTRYGNLIGLILAAACILSGWTIEVVGTRRRQAGASLA, from the coding sequence GTGCCTCCCATCCCCCCGCGGCTCGCCACCGGTGCCACTGCGGTCGTAGCCGGGGTATTGCTGTGCCTTTCGCTGCCCCCCTTCGGGTTCTGGCCCCTGGCCTTCGTGGGCCTGGTGCTGGTGGACCGACTCATCGCCCACCAACCGCGCGGCGCCCGCTTCGCTCGCGGATGGTTGGTGGCCATGGGCTGTTTTGTCCCCGGCCTGTCCTGGATGACCGCTCTCACCGTCCCGGGCACCGTGATCGCCTGTGTGGCCTATTCCGCCATGCTGGGGGCTGGCATCGCCGCCGCTCCACCCGGCCGAGGCCGGTGGTTGGCCCTGGCCGGCACCTGGACCGTGGCGGAATTGCTGCGCTCGTCGTGGCCCTTCGGCGGGGTTCCCCTAGCCAGTCTTCCCATCGGGCAGGTGGCAGGTCCGCTCGCCGCCGTGCTGCGCCTCGGCGGTCCGGTCCTGCTCTTGGTGTGCACGATCCTCGTGGGCCAATCCCTCGCAGCCTTGGTGCGCGGGGCCTGGCTGCCCGCCGTCGGTCTCCTCGCCATCCCCCTCGTGGTGCTCGGGGCCGCCCAGGTGGCGCCCCAGGGTCACGCGGTGGCCACCGCCGAGATCGCCCTGGTCCAAGGGGGTGGGGCCCAGGGAACACGCCAGAGCAAGGACAGCATCAAGCGGGTATTCGCCGCCCACGTGGAGGCCACCGCCCTGGTGGAGCCGCCGGTCGATCTCATGGTGTGGCCCGAGGATGTGATCGACACGCCTACCCCGCTGGTAGAAGACCCGTGGGGCATCATTGTGGGCGACCTCGCCCGGGCCAAGAACGCTCCGCTACTGGTGGGCGCCATCGAAGACGCCGGGGAGGGCTACTTTCGCAACGCCGTCGAGTTGTTCGACGCCGAGGGCCAACTGGTGGGGCGCTACGAGAAAGTGCACCGGGTGCCCTTCGGGGAGTGGGTGCCGTTCCGACCCCTGCTGGCCAAGGTGGCCGACGGTGCACTCCCTCGCCGGGATGCGGTGATCGGCGAGATCCCCAACTACCTCGACGTGCCCGGTCCCGTGGGGCGGGTGGTCACCCCGATCTCCTGGGAGATCTTCTTCCCTGACCGCACCCGCGAAGGCGTCGAGGCCGGGGCGCGTCTCGTAGTCAATCCCACCAACGGCTCGTCGTTCACCGGCACGATCGTGCAGACCCAACAACTGGCGTCATCGCGCATGCGAGCCATTGAGAGCGGGCGCTGGGTCGCCCAGGTAGCCCCCACCGGCTTCAGCGCCATCATCGGCGACACCGGCCGGATCATCGAGCGCAGCAGCATCAGCGAAACGCAAGTGATCCAGCGCGAGGTGCAGTTGCGAGAAGGTCTCACGATCTACACCCGCTACGGCAACCTCATCGGACTGATCCTGGCCGCCGCGTGCATTCTGAGCGGCTGGACCATCGAAGTAGTTGGTACCCGTCGGCGTCAGGCCGGGGCGTCGCTGGCCTAA
- the hemG gene encoding protoporphyrinogen oxidase has product MTHVVVIGGGITGLVAAREASEAGATVTLLEPGRLGGKVQTSAFDNGMLDEAADAFLARVPEGIELCEQLGLAGQLVAPAERRAHVFSHGALRRLPEAHLLGVPTDLDELAASGIVSAEGITAARRDLEEPLVAPTTDVTIGSLMRQRLGHEVAERLVDPLVGGINAGNSDALSLAATVPQLDAAARSGAASLIEACRAQQAAGPNRSDPVFFAPRDGMGALTAALVADLSRRGVTLNTSPARSIEPCGLGWRVQVEGGSLDADAVVVATPAPIAAAILRAGAARVATLLAAIPYASVAMVSIAVDREGIDRELNGSGFLVPRSEGLTVTACSWTSAKWPHLGGDATVWLRASVGRDGAIPTGPLETQVLADLGHTMALRGRPREVRVSEWPASFPQYRVGHLARVAAIDAGLAATMPTVAVAGAALRGLGVPACIRQGRAAAQRVLAPLGTA; this is encoded by the coding sequence ATGACCCATGTCGTGGTCATCGGCGGCGGCATCACCGGATTGGTGGCCGCCCGGGAGGCCAGCGAAGCCGGAGCGACGGTCACGTTGCTGGAACCCGGGCGACTCGGCGGCAAGGTGCAGACGAGCGCCTTTGACAACGGCATGCTCGACGAAGCCGCCGACGCGTTCCTCGCCCGCGTACCCGAGGGCATCGAACTGTGCGAGCAACTCGGCCTCGCCGGTCAGCTCGTGGCCCCCGCCGAGCGTCGCGCCCACGTGTTCAGCCACGGGGCGCTGCGACGACTCCCCGAGGCCCACCTGCTCGGCGTCCCCACTGACCTCGACGAACTAGCCGCCTCCGGCATCGTGTCGGCCGAGGGCATCACCGCGGCCCGCCGCGACCTCGAAGAGCCCCTCGTGGCTCCGACCACTGACGTCACCATCGGCAGCCTCATGCGCCAACGCCTCGGGCACGAGGTGGCGGAGCGGCTCGTGGACCCGCTGGTGGGCGGTATCAACGCCGGGAACAGCGACGCCTTGAGCCTGGCCGCCACCGTTCCCCAACTCGACGCCGCCGCCCGCAGCGGGGCGGCATCGCTCATCGAAGCCTGTCGGGCCCAACAGGCCGCCGGCCCCAACCGGAGCGACCCGGTGTTCTTCGCGCCCCGCGATGGCATGGGAGCACTCACCGCCGCGCTGGTGGCGGACCTCTCCCGTCGCGGTGTGACGCTGAACACTTCGCCAGCCCGCAGTATCGAACCCTGTGGGCTCGGATGGAGGGTGCAAGTAGAGGGCGGCTCCCTCGACGCCGATGCCGTGGTGGTGGCCACGCCCGCCCCGATCGCGGCGGCGATCCTGCGGGCCGGGGCCGCCCGGGTAGCCACGCTCCTCGCCGCCATCCCCTACGCATCGGTGGCGATGGTGTCTATTGCCGTGGATCGTGAGGGCATCGATCGCGAACTGAACGGCAGCGGCTTTCTCGTGCCGCGGAGCGAGGGCCTCACCGTGACGGCTTGTTCGTGGACATCGGCCAAATGGCCGCACCTCGGTGGGGACGCCACCGTGTGGCTGCGGGCATCGGTAGGGAGAGATGGCGCCATCCCCACCGGACCGCTCGAAACGCAGGTGCTCGCCGATCTCGGGCACACCATGGCCCTGCGGGGCCGCCCTCGGGAGGTGCGGGTGAGCGAGTGGCCAGCGTCATTTCCTCAGTACCGCGTCGGGCACCTGGCCCGAGTAGCGGCGATCGACGCCGGCCTGGCGGCCACCATGCCCACCGTGGCCGTGGCCGGCGCCGCCTTACGGGGGCTCGGAGTGCCAGCCTGCATCCGCCAGGGCCGCGCCGCCGCCCAACGAGTATTAGCCCCCTTGGGCACGGCATAA